From Mycolicibacterium cosmeticum, a single genomic window includes:
- a CDS encoding alpha/beta hydrolase, which translates to MPEPGTDRPALDAILEKVLEAVPFQLTTEGGAEAARERFRALPRRPVHQDLRTEDRTIAGVPVRVYRPDTAESRPPVVLFFHGGGWVVGDLDTYDGTAREHAVGAGAVVVSVDYRLAPEHPYPAAVDDVWAVTQWVAAHADELGADPERLALAGDSAGGNLAAVVALLARDAGLQPRLQLLWYPATTWDTTLASFTENADAPILGRRAVGGFSLLYAGDADLKNPPATLVPARADSLADVAPAYIAVAGYDPLRDDGVRYGELLAAAGVAVQVDHAPTLVHGYLGYHGVVPVATEAVDRGLAALRAALA; encoded by the coding sequence ATGCCTGAACCCGGTACCGACAGACCCGCCCTGGACGCCATTCTGGAAAAGGTACTGGAAGCGGTGCCGTTCCAATTGACCACCGAGGGTGGTGCCGAAGCCGCCCGCGAGCGGTTCCGTGCGCTGCCCCGCCGCCCGGTGCACCAGGACCTGCGCACCGAGGACCGCACCATCGCCGGTGTCCCGGTCCGGGTGTACCGGCCCGACACCGCCGAGTCGCGCCCGCCGGTCGTCCTGTTCTTCCACGGCGGCGGCTGGGTGGTCGGCGATCTCGACACCTATGACGGCACCGCCCGCGAGCACGCCGTCGGGGCCGGTGCGGTCGTGGTGTCGGTGGACTACCGGCTGGCCCCCGAGCATCCCTACCCGGCCGCCGTCGACGACGTGTGGGCGGTGACGCAATGGGTCGCCGCGCATGCCGACGAGCTCGGCGCCGACCCGGAACGCCTTGCGCTGGCCGGTGATTCGGCCGGCGGAAACCTGGCCGCGGTGGTGGCGCTGCTGGCCCGCGACGCCGGCCTGCAACCGCGCCTGCAGCTGCTGTGGTACCCGGCCACCACCTGGGACACCACCTTGGCGTCGTTCACCGAGAACGCCGACGCCCCGATCCTCGGCCGCCGCGCCGTCGGCGGCTTCTCCCTGCTGTACGCCGGCGACGCCGACCTGAAGAACCCGCCGGCCACGCTGGTGCCGGCCCGCGCCGACTCGCTGGCCGACGTGGCGCCGGCCTATATCGCCGTGGCCGGGTACGACCCGCTGCGCGACGACGGCGTGCGCTACGGCGAGCTGTTGGCCGCGGCCGGGGTAGCCGTCCAGGTGGATCACGCCCCCACCCTGGTGCACGGGTACCTCGGCTACCACGGCGTGGTGCCGGTGGCGACCGAGGCGGTCGATCGTGGGCTGGCCGCGCTGCGG
- a CDS encoding lysoplasmalogenase translates to MASPYAARPTRLLWVLALLAAAGYGVFLITVALRVPAGAELTGQFGLQPAVKAAAAVLLAGAALWHPVGRERRWLVPALMFSAAGDFLLALPWWPPSFVLGLGAFLLAHLCFLTALYPLVGRSTPRLAAAAVVVAACVVLLVWFWPALLEQGMAVPVVVYIGVLGAMVCAALLARLPTPWTALGAVCFAVSDGMIGISKFVLGSERLAVPIWWFYAASLLLITAGFFFGRQR, encoded by the coding sequence ATGGCATCACCGTACGCAGCGCGCCCGACCCGGCTGCTGTGGGTGCTGGCGCTGCTGGCCGCCGCCGGATACGGCGTCTTCCTGATCACCGTGGCGCTGCGCGTGCCGGCCGGGGCCGAGCTGACCGGGCAGTTCGGCCTGCAGCCCGCCGTGAAGGCCGCCGCGGCGGTACTGCTGGCGGGCGCGGCGCTGTGGCACCCGGTCGGCCGGGAACGGCGCTGGCTGGTACCGGCGCTGATGTTCTCCGCGGCGGGTGACTTCCTGCTGGCGCTGCCCTGGTGGCCGCCGTCCTTCGTGCTCGGGCTGGGCGCCTTCCTGTTGGCGCACCTGTGCTTCCTGACCGCGCTGTACCCACTGGTCGGTCGCAGCACGCCGCGGCTGGCCGCCGCCGCGGTGGTGGTGGCCGCCTGCGTGGTGCTGCTGGTGTGGTTCTGGCCGGCGCTGCTGGAACAGGGCATGGCGGTTCCCGTGGTGGTCTACATCGGGGTGCTGGGTGCCATGGTCTGCGCGGCGCTGCTGGCGCGGCTGCCGACACCGTGGACGGCGTTGGGGGCGGTGTGTTTCGCGGTGTCCGACGGGATGATCGGGATCAGCAAGTTCGTGTTGGGCAGCGAGCGGCTGGCCGTGCCGATCTGGTGGTTCTACGCCGCCTCGCTGCTGCTCATCACCGCGGGCTTCTTCTTCGGCCGACAGCGGTGA